In one Myotis daubentonii chromosome 1, mMyoDau2.1, whole genome shotgun sequence genomic region, the following are encoded:
- the WDR89 gene encoding WD repeat-containing protein 89 → MEKIEEQFANLNIVKRSSGTEEPTYLLGIDTSKTVPAEKGSLVAVLCSNGLIRIYDKERLNIVREFSGHPGHLNGVKFANSCDIVYSSCTDSTIKCWDARLTSEKPVQLFKGYPSNIFISFDISCNDHVICAGTEKVDDDALLVFWDARINSQDVSTTKDPLGAYSETHSDDITQVCFHPSNPNMVVSGSTDGLVNVFDISADNEEDALVTTCNSVSSVSYIGWSGKDYKQIYCMTHDEGFYWWDLNHLDTDEPITRLSIQDVREVMNLKGGVLDYLIGGLYHEKMDKLFIVGGTNTGVIHLMSCTTSGLSHVTSLQGGHAATVRSFFWNMQDDSLLTGGEDAQLLLWKPGAIEKKFTKKDNMKIASSVYQRVRTHNNDSYKRRKKQ, encoded by the coding sequence ATGGAGAAGATTGAAGAGCAATTTGCTAATCTGAACATTGTTAAACGTTCCTCAGGAACTGAAGAGCCTACTTATCTGCTTGGCATAGACACATCCAAGACTGTACCAGCAGAAAAAGGAAGCTTGGTTGCTGTTTTATGTTCTAATGGGTTAATCAGAATATATGATAAAGAAAGGTTAAACATAGTACGAGAATTTAGTGGACATCCTGGACATCTTAATGGCGTCAAATTTGCAAATTCTTGTGACATTGTATATTCGTCATGTACCGATAGCACAATAAAATGTTGGGATGCTCGATTAACCAGTGAAAAACCTGTCCAGCTTTTCAAGGGTTATCCTTCCAATATATTTATCAGTTTTGATATCAGCTGTAATGATCATGTCATTTGTGCTGGTACAGAAAAAGTTGATGATGATGCATTGTTGGTATTTTGGGATGCAAGAATTAATTCTCAAGATGTGTCTACTACTAAAGACCCACTTGGTGCATACTCAGAAACACATAGTGATGATATCACTCAAGTATGTTTCCATCCCAGCAATCCCAACATGGTAGTCTCAGGTTCCACAGATGGCTTGGTAAATGTATTTGATATTAGTGCTGATAATGAAGAAGATGCACTGGTTACAACTTGTAACTCAGTTTCATCAGTTAGCTATATTGGTTGGTCTGGGAAAGATTATAAACAGATATACTGCATGACACATGATGAAGGGTTTTATTGGTGGGATCTTAATCATCTGGATACTGATGAACCAATTACACGTTTGAGCATCCAGGATGTCAGAGAAGTAATGAATTTGAAAGGAGGTGTTTTGGACTATTTGATTGGTGGCCTATATCATGAAAAGATGgacaaattatttattgttggAGGAACAAACACGGGAGTTATTCACTTAATGAGCTGTACTACATCAGGATTGAGCCATGTGACCAGCCTTCAGGGAGGGCATGCTGCTACAGTCCGCTCTTTCTTTTGGAATATGCAGGATGATTCTCTGCTGACTGGAGGAGAAGATGCACAGTTGTTACTTTGGAAACCAGGAGCAATAGAGAAGAAATTTACAAAGAAAGACAACATGAAAATAGCATCCTCTGTGTACCAGCGAGTTCGAACTCACAATAACGATTCTTACAAGAGAAGGAAAAAGCAGTGA